DNA from Bradyrhizobium japonicum USDA 6:
GGCCGCTCGTCGTCATGACCAACAAGGAAACCTATACGCTCGAGGTCGGGCTCGCCTTGTTTCAGACCGGCTTCACCGTGGACATCGGTCGCCTCAGCGCTGCCGCGGCGCTGGCGCTGGTTCCGAGCGCACTGTTCTTCTCGCTGATGCGTCGAAATTTCGTGCGCGGCGTGGCCTCCAGCGGCCTGAAGGAGTGACGGGTTGGTTCTGGTGAAACTGGTGCGGCAGGTCTGCGATCGAAACTTGAACTTGGCGCATTTCGTTCTGTTGGTGATAGTGTGACAGCGCCAGTCATTCCCGGCGGCCGACGGCAAGCGAATTCCGTTCGCATCCTGCCGGCCAGTCGCCACGGTCTGCCAAGGTCAGCGTCTTGGTTCGCGTTGATTGGAAGTGCGTAAAAAGTTCATAGGAAAGCAAGCCAGGCGGGAATGGATCGTGAGTTTCTTCGAGCGTCTAAAGACAGAAGCATCGGCTGAGTGGCGGGCCTACACCGAGCATCCCTTCACGGACGGATTGGCAGATGGCTCGCTCCCTGAAGCCGCATTTCGTCACTACCTTGCTCAGGACTATCTGTTCCTCATCGAGTTCGCGCGCGCCTATGCGCTCTCGGTCTACAAGTCGCCCAAGCTTGCCGACATGCGTGAAGCTGCGGCCGGCCTGTCGGCCATCCTTGATGTCGAAATGAGCCTTCATGTGAAGCTGTGTGCCGGTTGGGGTCTATCCCCGAGTGACCTTGAACAAACTCCTCCGGCGGTCGAGATGCTGGCCTACACACGCTACGTGCTCGATGCTGGAATGCGCGGCGATCTGCTGGCGCTCAAGGTGGCACTTGCCCCCTGCGTGATCGGGTACGCGGAGATCGCAACGCGGCTCGCCTTGCGACCCGATGCGGACGCCAGGACGAACGCCTATCGGATTTGGATCGACGAGTACGCTGGCGTGCCATACCAGGAGGTCGCGGCGAAAGCGCGTGCGCATTTGGAGCATCTCGCCGATCTCTACGCCACGCCGGCTCGTGAGGCAGAACTGATTGCCATCTTCAAGGAAGCCACTCGGCTCGAGGCAGACTTCTGGGAAATGGGCTGGCGTGTGGGCCAGCGTGTTGAATAGCCCTTCGGCAATCGTCAAGCTCATCACCCGAAGGTCAACCAGTCAATCGCATCGGGGCAGGCTGCTATTGGTCTTGGATTGCGAGACCACTTCACTACGTGAACGAGGCCCCCGGTGCGCAAGCGCCGTCCTCGCCAACGATAGGCGAGATGCAGGATCGCCAAGTCATTAGTAATGTTCAGTCGCGTGCAGTGCTGGAGATGGAGATCCTGGCACGCCATCGCTCTTCAAACGTGTCAGAGCCCTCTTTCAGCGCCAACGCTTGTGCATCGAGGGGATTGCCGGGCTTGTTAGCAATGAGGATACCTGTAGCTTCTCCGCGAGAATCAGGTCGGGGACGCTGCTCTGTAGGCCATTCCAACAATGCTTTCGACAGCATGGGTTTGCCCGCGTACCAGCATTTTCGTCCGTCGATGATACGGTAGGACCACCATTGCCCTTGCGGATTTGGCGGCATTGCGGCGCTGCATTGTTGCTTGGCATGCAGGCTGTTCATTTCGAGCGATGAGAGCGCAACAATGCCAACGGTTAAAGAAAACGCTTGGAGTGGTTTGCGCATGGGCGGGCTCAATTGCCGTGCTGCTGCAATCGACTTACAGCAACGATTAAAGCGGGCCGCTCGAGAACTTCCACCAACTCTTCAAGGATACGCGCATTGTCCTTGGGACGGGGCTGAAGGAACTTTTCCAATATGAGTTGCGCGTCGCTAATCGCTTCCAGGGCTAATTGCTGATCAGTCATCACTACTTACTCATCAATTAGTTGCGCTGAGAAAGCCAGCGAAGGCAGCGATCAAGTCAGCTTTGAGGAATATCCCCGCTCTTATATTCACTTTTTATTTCAAATCTCGCGGTGTCACCTCGGTCAATGTGCGAAATAATCCCACTAGAACGTAGGTAGCCCTCTCGCGCTACCAATTCCCCCGAGGGCGATTCCGAGCCTGCCATGGCGAGCTCATGCTCAATGCCGGCAGACGATCGCCCTTAACCGCGACCATCCGCAACGGCATGGAGGTTCGCTAACCGCTTGAGTCACGAACGGCGAAGTTCGCTCTACGGTCGGCGGTGGCGTCAGGCGTCGGCGATTAGTGAGGCGATGTCCTCGATCGGACGCCGGCTAAAGTCCTTCACGAGCTCCCCTAAGATCTTGTCTCTCAGGTCCCGATTGAAGTGCTTGCGCATCTCTCCCAGGGTTCTGGGGTCGGAGACGACGACCAAGTGTTCTATGGTCCCGTCCAGGCTGAGCTTGTTCAGGAAAGCGGCCGTCGCTGCCGCGAAGTCGTCCTCGACGAGCCGCCTCCCGTCGGGGTTGGCAGAGCCGGTACGATGCCGCGCACCCGAGCCCGAGTGGGCGGACTGAGGCGGAGCCGCCGTGATCTCGACCAAGTGCACTCCAGGTTTCACGCCCGTATTGTGGAACAGGCGGATCGTCTGGCCGTCAGCGACAGCTACTGTCGCACCGGTAGGCAGAATCATCGAAAGACCTCCTGTTCACGATCCCGCGCGAACACGGCGGGCTATGTACTTGTCAGCCGGCGTCTTGCCGCATCTCTTAAGCTCCCGGCACGGAACTCCTCAGAGCAGGGCAGTACAACGACCGCCGAAAGGAAACGGCGCGGCGCGCACGGCGATCTTGGCGGCCGAGAAGTCGGTGCGCTGGAGAACGCCTTCCCGGCCGGTCGACGATCGCTCGAAGATTGAGTCCAAGGCGGTCGAAAGGAAAATCACCTCTCGCTATGGAGTCGATAGCCGACCGTTATCGGAATGACTGAAAGACGCTTGGCGCCGCGGCGGGACTACGGCGCTTCCCTCTGCCGGCGTTTACCCGGCGTCGTCTCGACGCGGGTCGGCTACGTCAAGGACGCCACCCACCGCAACCGCGCCACGCACGCGGCAGCGATGGAGATCGCGTCCGGTTCGACCAGGACGAGCTTTAGCGATCGGCAAGAGTTCTTCTTCCAGATGTTCCGCGCGCCATGGTCGGCGCCCCTAGGGGAACGTCAGGCCGAATGCAGCCGGATCGGGCTGCTCGCCCTT
Protein-coding regions in this window:
- the tenA gene encoding thiaminase II; the encoded protein is MSFFERLKTEASAEWRAYTEHPFTDGLADGSLPEAAFRHYLAQDYLFLIEFARAYALSVYKSPKLADMREAAAGLSAILDVEMSLHVKLCAGWGLSPSDLEQTPPAVEMLAYTRYVLDAGMRGDLLALKVALAPCVIGYAEIATRLALRPDADARTNAYRIWIDEYAGVPYQEVAAKARAHLEHLADLYATPAREAELIAIFKEATRLEADFWEMGWRVGQRVE
- a CDS encoding baeRF12 domain-containing protein, which gives rise to MILPTGATVAVADGQTIRLFHNTGVKPGVHLVEITAAPPQSAHSGSGARHRTGSANPDGRRLVEDDFAAATAAFLNKLSLDGTIEHLVVVSDPRTLGEMRKHFNRDLRDKILGELVKDFSRRPIEDIASLIADA